In Haematobia irritans isolate KBUSLIRL chromosome 1, ASM5000362v1, whole genome shotgun sequence, a genomic segment contains:
- the LOC142221212 gene encoding uncharacterized protein LOC142221212: MLQAAENATAATTMFAYHHQQQQQQQQLNHHQHQHLQPSVTQMWAQAMPPLPPTSTISTPSLNPVSSQATDMRILNATTTTTSQQPTEESATFQQPLPPPVHQHYNIPPPPSVSVLPQTPTAHHAPQHLHPHHHVHSHQQQQQQHHHHHHPPPQQQQQQQQQRLATSQYDTQASQHLQHAPPNLTTTGNNSHHHHQPPVPSATAVSHQNHQILHHQQPQPPQQHDSRDQVNY; this comes from the coding sequence ATGTTGCAAGCAGCTGAGAATGCAACAGCTGCAACAACAATGTTTGCTTATCACcaccaacaacagcagcaacagcaacagctTAATCATCACCAGCATCAACATCTTCAGCCATCTGTTACCCAAATGTGGGCTCAGGCAATGCCACCACTTCCTCCAACATCAACAATATCCACACCATCTTTAAATCCTGTATCATCACAGGCTACAGATATGCGTATACTCAATGCCACAACTACCACTACAAGCCAACAGCCAACAGAAGAATCAGcaacatttcaacagcctttACCGCCACCAGTACACCAACATTACAATATACCTCCACCACCTTCAGTCTCTGTTTTACCACAAACACCAACAGCCCATCATGCACCACAACATCTTCATCCCCATCATCATGTCCATAGCcatcaacagcaacaacaacagcaccaccaccaccatcacccCCCaccacagcaacaacaacagcagcagcagcaacgttTGGCGACATCCCAATATGATACACAAGCCTCTCAACATTTGCAACATGCACCACCTAATCTCACAACAACGGGTAACAACAGTCACCATCACCACCAGCCGCCAGTACCATCAGCAACAGCAGTAAGCCATCAAAATCATCAAATACTTCATCATCAACAGCCACAGCCGCCACAACAGCATGACTCAAGAGATCAggttaattattaa